A single Filimonas effusa DNA region contains:
- the cls gene encoding cardiolipin synthase: protein MLLNTTDPFAIGLEIAYAISVLFSLMIISQNRSPSKTLAYLLLFFALPIAGIAIYYLFGENYRKKKLYKRKFVKDQATFERYAKRLAVMSEELIQEHIEELQGNKRLVRLILNDTNLPLSVNNKVSLLLNGEEKFEALFNEIANAKHHIHMEYYIIENGLIANRLSDLLLKKAKEGVEIRIIYDDFGTDLKNKYLRKLRTNGIAILPFYKILFPIVSNRHNYRDHRKMVIIDGTIGFTGGINLSDRYSNKVPSAEQKMYWRDTHLKIEGEVVKQLQYLFFINWNFCSDKEIPITQDYFPDFPALPNGGQMVQLIESGPDSERASIMMSYFAAITHSREYVYITTPYFIPNESLIIALKTAALGKVDVRLLVPGVSDSRFVNAAAQSYYTELLEAGVKIYLYQKGFVHAKTMICDNKLSMVGSANMDIRSFDLNFELNAAIYDRELHEQLKVSFFRDLEDSKEIHLEEWEQRGRLTKLGESTCRLLSSIL from the coding sequence ATGTTGCTGAATACAACCGACCCCTTTGCTATAGGATTGGAGATTGCTTATGCCATCAGCGTTTTATTCAGCCTGATGATCATTTCGCAGAACCGGTCTCCTTCCAAGACCCTTGCCTATCTCCTGCTATTCTTTGCGCTCCCCATTGCCGGTATTGCTATCTACTATCTTTTTGGAGAAAACTACCGTAAGAAAAAACTCTACAAACGCAAGTTCGTAAAGGACCAGGCTACGTTTGAGCGATATGCCAAGCGACTTGCCGTTATGTCGGAAGAACTGATCCAGGAACATATTGAAGAATTACAGGGTAATAAAAGGCTGGTAAGGCTCATATTAAATGATACCAACCTGCCCCTTTCGGTGAATAACAAGGTTAGCCTGTTACTCAACGGGGAAGAGAAATTCGAAGCGCTTTTCAATGAAATAGCCAACGCAAAGCATCATATCCATATGGAGTACTACATCATAGAAAATGGATTGATTGCCAATAGATTGAGCGACTTACTTCTAAAAAAGGCAAAGGAAGGTGTTGAAATAAGAATAATTTACGATGACTTTGGTACAGACCTGAAAAACAAGTACTTACGTAAATTAAGGACGAATGGGATTGCGATACTTCCTTTTTACAAGATATTATTCCCTATCGTTTCGAACCGGCATAACTACCGGGATCACCGCAAAATGGTGATCATAGATGGCACTATAGGTTTTACCGGTGGAATTAACCTTTCGGACCGGTATTCCAATAAGGTGCCTTCGGCGGAACAGAAAATGTATTGGCGGGATACTCATTTGAAAATAGAAGGCGAGGTGGTAAAACAACTTCAGTACTTGTTTTTCATCAACTGGAATTTTTGCTCCGATAAAGAGATCCCGATCACGCAGGATTATTTCCCCGACTTTCCGGCGCTTCCCAACGGCGGGCAAATGGTGCAGCTGATAGAAAGCGGGCCAGACAGTGAGCGGGCAAGTATTATGATGAGCTATTTTGCCGCAATTACACATTCCAGAGAGTACGTATACATTACTACCCCCTATTTTATTCCCAATGAGAGTTTGATCATTGCATTGAAAACTGCTGCGCTTGGAAAGGTGGATGTAAGGCTGCTGGTACCTGGTGTATCAGATTCACGCTTCGTGAATGCGGCAGCACAATCATATTATACGGAGCTACTGGAAGCCGGGGTTAAGATATACCTATACCAGAAGGGGTTTGTTCATGCGAAGACGATGATCTGCGATAATAAACTGTCGATGGTAGGTTCGGCGAATATGGATATCCGGAGCTTTGACCTGAATTTTGAGCTGAATGCCGCCATTTATGACCGGGAGCTGCATGAGCAGTTAAAGGTTTCTTTTTTCAGGGACCTGGAGGATAGTAAAGAAATACATCTTGAGGAATGGGAGCAACGGGGCAGACTTACGAAGCTGGGAGAATCGACATGCAGGTTACTATCTTCTATTTTATAA
- a CDS encoding DUF4302 domain-containing protein produces MRLKLTCFLFMILAIAGCKKENDRAFDKSPDERVNELLEKYQTQLEGGTNGWMGYLTTDQGANYTFYFKFNNQNRVVMYSDFTSESARIGEESSYRLKALQQVSLLFDTYSYIHVLADPDPAVAGGELGSGYNVDFEFYFDTATNDTINMVGRKHENKLKLVRATSEQAAYLADGKWGNSVFSPNVGKITNYWKIVVIGGISYQVNVNASGRTITFTWRDASGQPHSFTTSYQETLDGIILKDPLTAGSTIVTGFSNITWNATANSFTFAAGGASTTLAGTNTPVYFDRSAPGNFRAEAINSGGYWATYDGFVVNGVAGTYNLPSLTGNATYPTYRYFIYWPGYNASFDLLAPIFRNSSGLGLVYGAGMVYSQNATTGVARLTYTYILGSGHPTTGPYIQMRNQVNNSGGYYFVKTAEGIYDMVSVADSRIWITWYLQ; encoded by the coding sequence ATGAGACTGAAACTAACCTGTTTTCTTTTCATGATCCTGGCAATAGCAGGATGTAAGAAAGAGAACGATCGTGCTTTTGATAAATCGCCGGATGAGCGTGTCAACGAATTGCTGGAGAAATACCAGACCCAACTGGAGGGTGGTACAAACGGCTGGATGGGGTATCTGACTACTGACCAGGGAGCTAATTATACGTTTTACTTCAAGTTCAATAACCAGAACAGGGTGGTAATGTATTCCGATTTTACCTCAGAATCTGCCCGGATAGGAGAGGAGAGCAGTTATCGCCTGAAGGCTTTACAGCAGGTTAGTCTCTTGTTCGATACTTATTCCTATATCCACGTACTTGCGGATCCCGATCCGGCTGTTGCAGGAGGAGAACTGGGGTCGGGTTATAATGTAGACTTTGAGTTTTATTTCGATACAGCTACAAACGATACCATCAATATGGTCGGCCGTAAGCACGAGAATAAACTGAAGCTGGTTAGGGCTACTTCCGAACAGGCTGCTTACCTGGCAGATGGTAAATGGGGGAACTCCGTGTTTTCACCCAACGTTGGTAAAATTACCAACTACTGGAAAATAGTGGTTATTGGCGGCATATCTTATCAGGTAAACGTAAACGCTTCAGGTCGTACTATTACCTTTACATGGAGAGACGCCAGTGGGCAGCCTCACTCGTTTACAACTTCTTACCAGGAAACATTGGATGGTATTATACTTAAAGATCCGCTTACGGCAGGCAGCACTATTGTTACCGGTTTTTCAAATATAACCTGGAACGCAACTGCTAACTCATTTACTTTTGCCGCCGGTGGTGCGTCTACTACATTGGCTGGTACTAATACTCCTGTTTATTTCGACAGAAGTGCACCTGGTAATTTCAGGGCAGAAGCCATCAACTCTGGTGGCTACTGGGCTACCTACGATGGATTTGTAGTGAATGGCGTAGCGGGCACTTATAATCTTCCGTCTTTAACAGGTAACGCTACCTATCCTACTTACAGGTATTTCATCTATTGGCCAGGCTATAATGCCTCGTTTGATTTACTAGCTCCTATTTTTAGAAATTCCAGCGGACTTGGCTTAGTATACGGTGCAGGTATGGTTTATTCTCAAAATGCCACTACGGGTGTTGCCAGGTTGACTTATACCTACATCTTAGGTTCAGGTCATCCTACTACTGGTCCGTATATCCAAATGAGAAATCAGGTGAACAACTCCGGCGGCTATTATTTTGTTAAAACGGCTGAAGGTATTTACGATATGGTGAGTGTGGCGGATTCCCGCATTTGGATCACTTGGTACCTGCAATAA
- a CDS encoding substrate import-associated zinc metallohydrolase lipoprotein produces the protein MTLNKTLLFFICLVALASCKKDDNLEVDDIPGLGGDEWVANSTDKWIYDNLTKPFNISVKYKWDPHEVSDQYILRDFVPAKEEVLIPLMESVKKVWADNYIAEKDSVFFKRYAAKFFSLFGSAIYNVSNGTKVLGIAEGGKKINLLEVNTFKTNKMAGYKASDSTQAKMAFHTVHHEAAHILHQTVLYPLEYKRINVGMYTTNWVNYTDQVARQDGFITAYSMQDPNEDFVEMVSMMLVEGRGGFNAMLASINAISEKGTTPDQARAKLRLKESIVVNYFKTVWGIDFYSLQTRVRAAVESYIY, from the coding sequence ATGACACTCAATAAAACGCTATTATTCTTTATATGCCTGGTGGCTTTAGCCTCTTGCAAAAAAGATGATAACCTGGAAGTAGATGATATTCCCGGTCTGGGTGGTGACGAGTGGGTTGCCAACTCTACCGACAAGTGGATCTACGACAATCTGACCAAACCATTCAATATTTCTGTTAAATATAAGTGGGATCCGCATGAGGTCTCCGATCAGTATATCCTGAGAGATTTTGTTCCCGCTAAAGAAGAAGTGCTTATTCCGCTCATGGAATCTGTAAAAAAGGTTTGGGCCGATAACTATATTGCTGAAAAAGACTCTGTTTTCTTCAAGCGTTATGCCGCCAAATTCTTCTCTCTGTTTGGAAGTGCTATCTACAACGTCTCCAATGGCACCAAAGTACTGGGTATTGCTGAAGGTGGTAAGAAAATCAACCTGTTGGAAGTGAATACTTTCAAAACCAACAAAATGGCCGGATATAAAGCTTCCGATTCTACACAGGCTAAAATGGCATTTCATACCGTTCACCACGAAGCGGCGCATATCCTGCACCAGACTGTTTTGTATCCACTGGAATATAAGAGAATTAACGTAGGTATGTACACCACCAACTGGGTAAACTATACCGATCAGGTCGCACGCCAGGATGGATTTATTACTGCTTATAGTATGCAGGACCCTAATGAAGATTTTGTTGAAATGGTATCCATGATGCTCGTAGAAGGTAGGGGAGGCTTTAATGCAATGCTCGCATCAATTAATGCAATAAGCGAAAAAGGAACTACACCCGACCAGGCTAGAGCAAAACTCAGACTGAAAGAATCCATCGTTGTGAATTATTTCAAAACAGTTTGGGGTATCGACTTTTATAGCCTTCAGACAAGGGTTCGTGCTGCCGTTGAATCTTATATCTATTAA
- a CDS encoding RagB/SusD family nutrient uptake outer membrane protein: MRTQVFDMKRLGLYIVLALAAAGSTGCSKFLEKEPDNRAKLNSPEKVALLLATAYPKGSYIPFMELSTDNVNERSSGGTPNVTMDPYNFVDVRDNNEDSPEFYWNSCYTAIAAANEALEAIELAPEADKRKYSASKGEALVARAYAHFMLVNVFSKFYNEASFANDPGIPYVTKPEKVVIEQYERGTVKETYEKIEKDLLEGLPLLKDESYTVPQYHFTRNAAYAFAARFYLFQKKYDDVLYYTQQFIGADVTTKLRPWNSTYLTYTRLELYANYQKATEPANLLLAETQSTWPRYVYSSRHSFDLTTVPLIQYVPIIGKRWSFLFQAYGNDQVYIPKINEYFVRASVNADYGDVYFMTPLFTMEEALFNRAEAMIYKGNYNGALDLINKYLSTRVYLYSASTDVLTQQDIVDFFGNNKMQENLIELLLAYKQSEFVHEGLRWFDILRYDIPVTHYFVNGSRKTLEAGSNRRVFQIPQSATLSGIELNPR; this comes from the coding sequence ATGCGTACACAAGTTTTTGATATGAAAAGACTAGGATTATACATCGTACTGGCTTTAGCTGCTGCCGGCAGTACCGGCTGTAGCAAGTTCCTGGAAAAAGAACCTGATAACAGGGCCAAGCTGAACTCTCCCGAGAAAGTGGCTTTATTGCTCGCTACAGCTTATCCCAAAGGTTCCTATATCCCTTTTATGGAACTGAGCACCGATAACGTAAATGAAAGAAGTTCAGGCGGTACGCCTAACGTAACAATGGACCCTTACAACTTCGTGGATGTAAGGGATAACAACGAAGATTCTCCCGAGTTCTACTGGAACTCTTGTTATACTGCCATTGCAGCTGCCAACGAAGCGCTGGAAGCTATTGAACTGGCACCTGAAGCCGATAAACGTAAATACAGCGCCAGCAAAGGGGAGGCCCTCGTTGCACGCGCCTATGCTCACTTTATGTTGGTGAATGTGTTCTCTAAATTTTACAACGAAGCAAGCTTCGCCAACGACCCAGGTATCCCTTATGTTACTAAACCTGAGAAAGTGGTGATAGAACAATATGAGCGCGGTACCGTAAAAGAAACATATGAAAAAATAGAAAAGGATCTGCTCGAAGGGTTACCATTGCTGAAAGACGAATCCTATACGGTTCCTCAATATCACTTTACCAGGAACGCTGCCTATGCCTTCGCTGCCAGATTTTACCTGTTCCAGAAGAAATACGACGACGTATTGTATTATACACAGCAATTCATAGGTGCTGACGTAACTACCAAACTTCGTCCCTGGAACTCTACTTATCTTACCTATACCAGGCTCGAATTATACGCGAACTACCAGAAAGCAACAGAACCCGCCAACTTGCTACTGGCTGAAACCCAGTCTACATGGCCACGTTATGTGTATTCTTCCCGTCACTCATTTGATCTTACAACTGTTCCATTGATCCAGTATGTACCTATCATCGGCAAACGCTGGTCATTCCTTTTCCAGGCATATGGCAACGATCAGGTGTACATCCCTAAGATCAATGAATACTTCGTTCGCGCTTCCGTAAATGCCGATTATGGAGATGTTTACTTCATGACGCCGCTATTTACAATGGAAGAAGCGCTGTTCAACCGCGCAGAAGCCATGATCTATAAAGGCAATTACAACGGTGCCCTTGACCTGATCAACAAATACCTTAGCACACGCGTTTATCTGTATAGCGCCAGTACAGATGTACTTACCCAACAGGATATCGTAGATTTCTTTGGCAACAATAAAATGCAGGAAAACCTCATTGAACTGTTGCTGGCGTATAAGCAATCCGAATTTGTTCATGAAGGTTTAAGATGGTTCGATATCCTCCGTTACGACATTCCCGTTACACACTATTTCGTAAATGGTAGCCGCAAAACGCTGGAAGCAGGAAGTAACAGAAGGGTCTTCCAGATTCCACAGTCTGCTACTTTATCAGGAATTGAACTAAATCCACGTTAA
- a CDS encoding SusC/RagA family TonB-linked outer membrane protein: MRLSAIIFSVLCCTAATLYASDSDAQTALDKKVSVQLRNASIQEALDKIGGLANVSFTYAGNQTLATNKVSIDVKNRKLSDVLDMMLNPYPLSYVVVEDRIVVRQDASKKPRSEAVEAVVRKEVLEAAAAPPFVLKGVVSGKAGILAGASVTIKGKNRGTVTNEKGEFELHDVNTGDVIEIVMTGYKTQSITVNENKKRLDIVLIEEASELQDVVVTGFNNVSKKKFTGSSVTLKIDDVKMDGVIDVSRMLEGRAAGVSVQNVSGTFGSAPKLRIRGATSINGENKPLWVVDGVVLEDLVNISNDQLSSGDPTTLLGSSVAGINSNDIESFNILKDAAATALYGARAMNGVIVITTKKGAKGKTNVNYTGNFSTQLKPTYGSYNIMNSAEQMSVWAELERKGKLGTSLLSGSNYGVYGKMYELMDADEYGNVQLENTTAAKKAFLLRYAKVNTDWFNILFRNSFVQEHSLSVASGSDKTQSFFSTSFYNDNGWTIADNVKRYTLNFRNNYTLSDKFSFGFLTTASYRQQRAPGTLSRQGNAVTGTFERDFDLNPFSYSLNTSRALTAYDENGNKEYFRRNYAPFNIFTESENNRLKINVIDLKLQGDAQYKFSKSLKYDFVGNVRYVRSTREHEITEYANMANAYRANGTSTIAENNKFLYRNPDEPESLPQVVLPYGGFYNRSENQLLSFDLRNSISYTKTFNNVHAFTALAGQQVRLAERQNFSNTGYGYQYDNGGVPFTDPMILKQTIESNFPYYDMTKTFDRFVGFYANVDYMFDRRYSVSIVGRYDGSNQLGSSRTARWLPTGTVSAAWNVDEENFIKDIKAITYLKVRGSYGLTASLGPATNSNVVLRNQQANRPYSLERESVIRLINLENSELTWEKNHQLNFGIDFGLFENRITATVEPWFRKSFDLIGSFKTSGIGGEPRKLANYADMKSNGLDVVVTGEILRKKDWKWSSTITMGYNKTRITHIRNQPLIFDLVKAEGGNLEGYPVNSLFSIDYLRMVRTQGTPIFKDESGKDNAAVYLQAEGTDSILVYNGSVDPKFTGGFNNTFSYKQFSLNIFFTFQAGNKIRLYPSFQNGYTDYNALPKEFYDRYEVIGDQLTPGVVPSIIDRVTAAQLAGTYAYNNYNYSTERIAKGDFLRLKTVSLTYNLSPELIQRWKAFRALSFTLAAINPWLIYADKNLEGQDPEFFNTGGVAQPIQKQITLSVKAGF, encoded by the coding sequence ATGAGACTATCTGCGATTATTTTTTCTGTTCTTTGTTGTACGGCTGCTACTTTGTACGCTTCCGATTCCGATGCACAAACCGCATTGGATAAAAAGGTTTCTGTTCAGTTAAGAAATGCTTCGATCCAGGAAGCATTAGACAAAATTGGCGGCCTGGCTAACGTGTCGTTCACCTATGCCGGTAACCAAACGCTGGCAACCAACAAGGTTTCCATTGATGTAAAGAACCGTAAACTAAGTGATGTATTGGATATGATGCTTAATCCATATCCTTTGTCTTACGTAGTGGTGGAAGACAGGATCGTGGTAAGGCAGGATGCTTCCAAAAAGCCCAGGAGCGAAGCCGTAGAGGCTGTTGTTCGTAAGGAGGTACTGGAAGCTGCTGCAGCGCCGCCATTTGTACTCAAAGGCGTTGTAAGTGGTAAAGCAGGTATCCTTGCCGGTGCTTCCGTTACCATTAAAGGTAAGAACAGGGGTACGGTAACCAACGAAAAAGGGGAGTTCGAATTACACGATGTTAATACCGGTGATGTCATCGAGATTGTAATGACAGGTTACAAAACCCAGTCCATCACTGTAAATGAAAATAAGAAACGCCTCGATATCGTATTGATCGAAGAGGCTTCTGAACTGCAGGACGTTGTTGTAACAGGTTTCAATAACGTATCTAAAAAGAAATTCACCGGATCTTCTGTAACACTGAAGATCGATGATGTGAAAATGGATGGTGTGATCGACGTTAGCCGTATGCTCGAAGGCCGTGCAGCTGGTGTATCGGTACAAAACGTTTCCGGTACTTTCGGTAGCGCACCTAAACTGCGTATCCGTGGTGCTACTTCTATCAACGGTGAAAACAAACCTTTATGGGTGGTTGATGGAGTTGTGCTGGAAGACCTCGTTAATATTTCCAACGACCAGTTGTCCAGCGGCGACCCTACCACCTTATTAGGTTCTTCCGTGGCTGGTATCAACTCTAACGATATCGAATCTTTCAACATCCTCAAAGACGCCGCCGCTACTGCATTGTACGGTGCGCGCGCTATGAACGGTGTTATCGTTATCACTACCAAAAAAGGTGCAAAAGGCAAGACCAACGTAAACTATACCGGTAACTTCAGTACTCAGCTTAAGCCTACTTACGGTTCTTATAATATCATGAACTCCGCAGAGCAGATGTCTGTTTGGGCAGAACTCGAAAGAAAAGGTAAACTCGGAACTAGTTTGCTGAGTGGATCGAATTACGGTGTATACGGTAAAATGTATGAGCTCATGGATGCCGATGAATACGGTAATGTGCAGCTGGAGAATACTACTGCTGCCAAAAAAGCATTCCTCTTACGTTATGCAAAGGTGAATACCGACTGGTTCAATATTCTTTTCCGCAACTCGTTTGTTCAGGAGCATTCTTTGAGTGTGGCTTCAGGAAGCGATAAAACGCAGTCTTTCTTCTCTACCAGCTTCTATAACGACAATGGCTGGACCATTGCGGATAATGTGAAAAGATACACGTTGAACTTTCGTAACAACTATACACTCTCCGATAAGTTTTCCTTTGGATTCCTCACCACCGCTTCTTACCGCCAGCAAAGAGCACCGGGTACATTGAGCAGGCAAGGTAATGCGGTAACAGGTACTTTTGAAAGAGACTTCGATCTGAACCCCTTCAGTTATTCTTTAAATACCAGCCGTGCACTTACTGCATACGATGAGAATGGCAATAAAGAATACTTCAGAAGGAACTACGCTCCGTTTAACATCTTTACGGAATCCGAAAATAACAGGCTTAAAATAAATGTGATCGATCTGAAATTGCAGGGCGATGCACAATATAAATTCTCCAAAAGCCTGAAATATGACTTCGTTGGTAATGTGCGTTATGTAAGGTCTACCCGCGAACACGAGATCACAGAGTATGCCAATATGGCTAATGCTTACCGTGCAAATGGTACATCTACCATTGCAGAAAACAATAAGTTCCTTTATCGTAACCCCGACGAACCGGAATCCTTGCCACAAGTGGTTTTACCTTATGGCGGTTTCTATAATCGTTCAGAAAACCAACTGTTGAGCTTCGATCTGCGTAACTCTATCAGCTATACGAAAACATTCAATAACGTTCACGCTTTCACAGCCCTCGCCGGACAACAGGTAAGGCTTGCTGAAAGACAGAACTTCTCTAATACAGGTTATGGCTACCAGTACGACAATGGCGGTGTTCCTTTTACCGATCCTATGATCCTGAAACAAACCATTGAAAGTAATTTTCCTTACTACGACATGACCAAAACATTTGATCGTTTTGTGGGTTTTTATGCCAACGTAGACTATATGTTCGATCGTCGTTATAGTGTTTCTATCGTTGGTCGTTACGATGGTTCTAACCAGCTTGGTTCTTCCAGAACTGCGCGCTGGTTACCTACAGGTACCGTCAGCGCTGCATGGAACGTTGATGAAGAAAACTTTATTAAAGACATTAAAGCAATCACTTACCTGAAAGTAAGGGGTAGCTATGGTTTAACGGCTTCTCTTGGGCCTGCTACCAACTCTAACGTGGTATTAAGGAACCAGCAGGCTAACCGCCCTTACTCCCTGGAACGTGAATCTGTTATCAGGCTTATCAACCTCGAAAACTCTGAACTTACCTGGGAAAAGAACCACCAGTTGAACTTCGGTATCGACTTCGGATTGTTTGAAAACCGTATCACTGCTACCGTAGAACCCTGGTTCCGTAAGAGCTTCGACCTCATCGGTTCTTTCAAAACAAGTGGAATCGGCGGCGAGCCCCGCAAACTGGCCAACTACGCCGATATGAAATCCAATGGTCTCGACGTGGTAGTTACCGGCGAAATTCTGCGTAAAAAAGACTGGAAATGGAGCAGCACCATTACTATGGGGTATAACAAAACCAGGATCACCCATATCAGGAACCAGCCGCTGATCTTCGATCTGGTGAAAGCTGAAGGCGGAAACCTCGAAGGTTATCCTGTAAACAGCTTGTTCTCTATCGACTACCTGCGTATGGTACGTACACAGGGTACTCCTATCTTCAAAGACGAAAGCGGAAAAGACAATGCAGCTGTTTATTTACAGGCCGAAGGTACAGACAGCATTCTCGTTTACAACGGATCTGTAGATCCAAAGTTTACAGGTGGTTTCAACAACACTTTCTCTTACAAACAATTTTCTTTAAATATCTTCTTTACATTCCAGGCAGGCAACAAGATCAGGCTCTATCCTTCTTTCCAGAACGGTTATACCGATTACAATGCCTTACCTAAGGAATTTTACGACAGGTATGAAGTTATCGGCGACCAGTTAACGCCTGGTGTGGTTCCATCTATTATAGACAGGGTTACTGCGGCACAATTAGCTGGCACTTATGCTTACAACAACTATAATTATTCTACAGAGCGTATTGCAAAAGGCGATTTCCTGAGGTTGAAAACAGTGTCTTTAACTTATAACCTCAGCCCTGAGTTGATACAACGCTGGAAAGCTTTCAGAGCACTGAGCTTTACTTTGGCTGCTATCAATCCCTGGTTGATCTATGCCGATAAAAATCTCGAAGGACAGGATCCTGAGTTCTTCAATACCGGCGGCGTTGCTCAGCCGATTCAGAAACAAATTACTTTATCTGTAAAAGCCGGATTCTAA
- a CDS encoding FecR family protein has product MDKRVFISLIDKYLSGQATAEEEEMMVKYYQSFQNTSAWDHETLGDAGLMQGRLQQRLNATLREHEAQPEQTPVIPVKRKTSRTWWIAASLVALVFLCGYFLQDRLMNVLDPVKMVQVNTAKGTRKKLQLPDGSVIWLEGGSSFSYPEVFRGKERTVYLSGEAFFEVTGNPANPFIIHTPLVETKVLGTSFNIEAYGEKQVEVVVVSGKVSLNAEESDAGKPLILHPNEKALYDSSNGVFNVKKAPEAKDYELRKNGQFVYKGAAVADIIKDLERAYNTPIAIKRDLLNCTFYGDFNALNNVEKALNLIALTLNARVEKLPGTRGYAISGGSCQ; this is encoded by the coding sequence TTGGATAAGCGAGTTTTCATATCTCTGATCGACAAATATCTTTCCGGCCAGGCAACTGCCGAAGAGGAGGAGATGATGGTAAAATATTACCAGAGTTTTCAGAATACGTCGGCATGGGACCATGAAACACTGGGCGATGCCGGGTTAATGCAGGGCCGGTTACAGCAGCGTTTGAACGCCACACTGCGGGAGCATGAGGCGCAACCTGAACAAACACCCGTAATACCTGTTAAGCGTAAAACAAGCCGTACCTGGTGGATTGCTGCCAGTTTGGTTGCACTGGTATTCCTCTGCGGTTATTTTTTACAAGACAGGTTGATGAATGTATTGGATCCTGTAAAAATGGTACAGGTGAATACAGCAAAAGGAACACGTAAAAAATTACAGCTGCCCGATGGCTCTGTAATATGGCTCGAAGGCGGAAGCAGCTTTAGCTATCCCGAAGTGTTCCGGGGCAAAGAACGTACCGTGTATTTGAGTGGAGAAGCTTTTTTTGAAGTAACAGGCAACCCTGCAAATCCATTTATCATTCATACGCCGCTGGTAGAAACAAAAGTATTAGGGACTTCTTTTAATATAGAAGCGTACGGCGAAAAGCAGGTAGAGGTAGTAGTGGTATCGGGTAAGGTATCGCTGAATGCCGAAGAAAGTGACGCCGGAAAACCCCTGATCCTGCATCCGAATGAGAAGGCCTTGTACGATAGTAGTAACGGTGTTTTCAATGTAAAAAAGGCACCGGAAGCAAAAGACTATGAACTGCGCAAAAACGGGCAGTTTGTTTATAAAGGTGCCGCTGTTGCAGATATTATAAAAGATTTGGAAAGGGCGTACAATACGCCTATTGCCATTAAGAGAGATTTGCTTAACTGCACCTTTTATGGCGATTTTAATGCCTTGAACAATGTAGAGAAGGCATTGAACCTGATAGCGCTGACACTCAATGCCAGGGTCGAAAAATTACCCGGCACACGTGGTTACGCCATCTCTGGAGGAAGTTGTCAATAA
- a CDS encoding RNA polymerase sigma-70 factor, whose amino-acid sequence MDHTMTDKVLLDRLSGGDEGALNDIYLLYWEGLFLSAFNVLKDKAACEDILQDLFLQLWQKRNQIQINSSLSAYLYTAVRYNVFRHIRTGKVRNELFMHIDERVEGLVTEQMVAAEERELNQKVAQAVAALPEKCREVYILSREEELSHKEIASKLNISTKTVENQITIALKRVRSSLNTLSIVVLLFLSL is encoded by the coding sequence ATGGATCATACAATGACTGATAAGGTGCTGCTTGACCGTCTTTCGGGAGGGGATGAGGGGGCATTGAATGACATCTATCTGCTTTACTGGGAAGGTCTTTTCCTCTCGGCCTTCAATGTATTAAAAGACAAAGCCGCCTGTGAAGACATCCTCCAGGATCTCTTCCTCCAGCTCTGGCAAAAAAGAAACCAGATCCAGATCAATTCTTCCCTCAGCGCTTACCTCTACACCGCTGTCCGCTATAATGTATTCCGCCACATCCGTACCGGAAAAGTGCGCAACGAACTGTTCATGCATATTGATGAAAGGGTAGAGGGACTGGTAACCGAACAAATGGTGGCCGCCGAAGAACGCGAGCTGAACCAAAAGGTAGCCCAGGCCGTAGCCGCTTTACCCGAAAAATGCCGCGAAGTGTATATCCTGAGCCGCGAAGAAGAGCTCTCCCACAAAGAAATCGCGTCTAAACTGAACATATCCACCAAAACCGTAGAGAACCAGATCACCATTGCACTGAAACGTGTTCGCTCTTCCCTCAATACCCTAAGTATTGTTGTGCTCCTTTTCTTATCGTTATAA